From the Nonlabens marinus S1-08 genome, one window contains:
- a CDS encoding competence protein CoiA family protein, with amino-acid sequence MKNLRALDLDGNLIHIDMVDKNQKSIYTCCNCNEQLIAKKGKVVSHHFAHKHEGNCSYESYLHKVSKIHFFNSYRQCLSKKEPFYIEYLVDMTCFSCAHHDISCKTHHVTKKFDLTKVFDIVQIEKGIQGSIADILLSSSRKPNEYLALEFAVTHKCDDTKINKGFRIVEVNLSDEADLSFINSRRMKLKNENLYFYNFQAKETSKKIYNPKYCFRKFGFFRVFEDNSYSTAVSKMSEIESLITDKNLKHYKVYDRRLGFTEVSEKFKSLVSSFGKTDSSFKNCVACRFAFKKTYDGYWCNKHKKTIESLNEANSCSNFWLIN; translated from the coding sequence TTGAAGAATTTAAGAGCTCTAGATTTAGATGGTAACCTTATCCATATTGACATGGTGGATAAGAATCAGAAATCTATTTATACATGTTGCAATTGCAATGAACAGCTAATTGCAAAAAAAGGAAAGGTAGTTTCCCATCATTTCGCTCATAAACATGAAGGCAACTGCAGCTATGAATCATATCTCCATAAAGTAAGTAAAATTCATTTTTTCAATTCTTATAGGCAATGTCTGAGTAAAAAGGAGCCTTTCTATATTGAATATCTAGTTGATATGACTTGTTTTTCTTGTGCCCATCACGACATTTCATGTAAAACGCATCATGTCACAAAGAAGTTTGATTTGACCAAGGTATTTGATATTGTACAAATTGAGAAAGGAATACAAGGATCAATTGCTGATATTTTACTATCATCATCCAGAAAGCCGAACGAATATTTAGCACTTGAATTTGCTGTCACCCACAAATGTGATGACACAAAAATAAACAAGGGGTTTAGGATTGTAGAAGTCAACCTAAGTGATGAAGCAGATTTATCTTTCATAAATTCTAGACGTATGAAATTAAAAAATGAAAACCTTTACTTTTATAATTTTCAAGCTAAAGAGACCTCTAAAAAGATATATAACCCAAAGTACTGTTTTCGTAAGTTCGGATTTTTTAGAGTTTTTGAAGATAATAGTTACTCTACCGCTGTTTCAAAAATGTCCGAGATAGAGTCGTTAATCACGGATAAAAATTTGAAGCATTATAAAGTTTACGATAGAAGACTTGGTTTCACTGAAGTATCTGAAAAGTTCAAAAGTCTAGTCAGCTCATTCGGTAAAACTGATAGCTCATTCAAGAATTGTGTGGCATGTAGATTCGCTTTTAAGAAAACCTATGATGGATATTGGTGCAACAAGCACAAAAAAACCATTGAATCTCTTAATGAAGCTAATAGTTGCTCCAATTTTTGGTTGATAAATTGA
- a CDS encoding DUF3871 family protein yields the protein MNNLIEYNPKPLEMVIEEHNHIGNDFIVANTEVVTLEHLRDDCIVPVFTKDNETTISHFQFIDKVNQSVRNSLPDYHVNDASVRVSHVIKGRVPGAIGKSVKDLFEHEKTRYYERCAFTIDIPDIYQVIGNSKLSLSIGGVRAYNQENLYSSKSMEKFKLFIGFKNWVCTNLCISTDGLMDSVRVSSLEELGEKASDLINSFDAQRQLLDMEQLIEHKLSEKQFSLLVGKLRMLPYLDRSKNPDVMNCTLSESQASTIVKDYYTDKNFAKESDGSITLWSLYNLMTAANKSSYIDRSFQRNANCFELVKHLGKSMEKGTHSWYLD from the coding sequence ATGAATAATCTAATAGAATACAACCCTAAGCCTTTGGAAATGGTGATTGAAGAACATAATCACATTGGAAATGATTTTATAGTGGCTAATACAGAGGTGGTCACTTTGGAACATCTGAGAGATGATTGCATTGTTCCAGTTTTCACCAAAGACAATGAAACAACGATAAGCCATTTTCAATTTATTGATAAGGTCAATCAGAGCGTTAGAAACTCCTTACCTGATTACCATGTGAATGATGCTTCCGTAAGAGTTAGTCATGTCATTAAAGGAAGGGTGCCTGGTGCTATTGGTAAATCAGTTAAGGATCTCTTTGAGCACGAAAAGACTAGATACTATGAGAGATGCGCATTTACAATAGATATCCCTGATATTTATCAGGTGATTGGTAATAGCAAGTTATCACTAAGTATTGGTGGTGTTAGAGCCTATAATCAAGAAAACCTCTATAGCAGTAAGTCCATGGAGAAATTCAAGTTGTTCATAGGATTTAAAAATTGGGTGTGCACCAATTTATGCATCAGTACAGATGGTTTGATGGATTCTGTACGGGTATCAAGTTTAGAGGAATTGGGAGAAAAGGCATCAGATTTAATTAACAGCTTTGATGCTCAAAGACAGTTGCTTGATATGGAACAGCTCATAGAACATAAGCTGTCTGAAAAGCAGTTTTCATTACTGGTTGGAAAATTGAGAATGCTGCCCTATTTAGATCGTTCAAAAAATCCTGATGTGATGAACTGTACTCTGTCAGAAAGTCAAGCTTCTACTATTGTAAAAGATTATTATACGGATAAGAACTTTGCAAAAGAATCTGATGGGTCTATAACCTTGTGGTCATTGTACAATTTAATGACAGCTGCCAACAAGTCATCTTACATTGATCGCAGTTTTCAACGTAACGCCAACTGTTTTGAATTGGTCAAACACCTGGGAAAAAGCATGGAAAAAGGTACTCACAGTTGGTATCTTGATTAA
- a CDS encoding AAA family ATPase, translating to MKSVSFAEMQEALKTRPKTEFLFRGIKEKSFGIIFGPAKSGKSIFSENLAMSIAVGRKSFLDSKLSGIPKRTLFIGLEEF from the coding sequence ATGAAATCAGTGTCATTTGCAGAAATGCAAGAAGCACTTAAAACAAGGCCAAAGACTGAATTCCTATTCCGAGGAATAAAAGAAAAATCATTCGGGATAATTTTTGGACCAGCTAAAAGTGGTAAAAGTATTTTTTCGGAAAACTTAGCAATGTCAATTGCTGTTGGCAGAAAAAGCTTTTTAGACTCTAAGCTCTCAGGAATTCCTAAAAGAACACTTTTTATTGGATTGGAAGAATTCTGA
- a CDS encoding AAA family ATPase — protein MKLIKAERHQVKLRLGLSGASGFGKTMSALLLAYGITENWSKICVIDTENNSASLYSHLGDYNVLTLNEPYSPERYIEAITICEEQGMEVIIVDSITHEWQGAGGCLSIHEKLGGRFQDWAKVSPRHQSFIDKILNSTAHIITTVRRKIDYSLDTNGNGRTTVIKHGTKEITREGFEYELTVNFELINDKHLVSVSKDRTGLFMDKPEFVINSATGKKLKNWCNTGKSLDEIKKEIQSARTEADLKTIYDSYKNHHSIIIPLLSLRKKEILQSIEKASENSNIINPNQIVK, from the coding sequence ATGAAATTAATTAAAGCCGAAAGGCATCAAGTGAAACTACGCTTAGGATTAAGTGGAGCTTCTGGATTTGGCAAAACAATGTCAGCACTACTGTTAGCTTATGGAATAACAGAAAATTGGTCAAAAATCTGTGTTATTGATACGGAGAACAATAGTGCCAGTTTATACTCTCATCTAGGTGACTACAACGTATTAACTCTAAATGAGCCTTATTCTCCAGAGAGATACATAGAAGCTATCACTATATGTGAAGAACAAGGCATGGAGGTCATTATCGTTGATAGTATCACTCACGAATGGCAAGGTGCTGGAGGTTGCTTGAGCATTCACGAAAAATTGGGTGGACGGTTTCAAGATTGGGCAAAGGTTTCCCCTAGACATCAATCGTTCATTGATAAAATATTGAATTCTACAGCTCACATTATAACGACTGTAAGGAGGAAAATAGATTATTCATTGGATACAAATGGCAATGGTAGAACCACAGTCATAAAGCACGGAACAAAGGAAATTACTCGTGAAGGTTTTGAATATGAATTGACTGTAAACTTTGAGTTGATCAATGATAAACACTTGGTTAGCGTTTCAAAGGATAGGACTGGTCTGTTTATGGATAAACCTGAGTTTGTGATTAATTCAGCAACTGGCAAAAAGTTGAAGAATTGGTGTAATACAGGTAAATCACTGGATGAAATCAAAAAGGAAATCCAATCAGCTAGAACAGAAGCAGATTTAAAGACAATATATGATAGTTACAAAAACCACCATAGCATAATAATCCCTTTGCTTAGTCTTAGAAAGAAGGAGATCCTTCAATCCATTGAAAAAGCCAGTGAAAACTCAAATATTATTAACCCAAATCAAATCGTAAAATGA
- a CDS encoding site-specific integrase — MKHTKLYIRFFAVLSKQNKRGYCPIRCIISFNKASKKFSTGIFIDPSNWSKDDQTVTEGDVDHIAKNGLLQTISSKLQRIELELQLESQLININAIYDRYKGVNRQSAISVTEFYDTYVNKLEKLIDKDIKLSTWKKFKYIKDHVAQFVKLETIKNTAIDKLDISFLEEFEYWLKVTKNQKQITINKTIQRFRKPFKAAVNQGLLPKDPFADYKTKTVSNRIVFLTPEELVIFQDTTLVQSRLDLVRQLFIFCCYSGLAYAEMTALNRTHIQKGFDGKDWIIITRLKTSKTISIPLLPKANRVLLDLDFYSNNSLPKLSNQRFNSYLKEIAVILDINKRLTHHTARKTFASTVLLYNDVPMEIVQKLLGHSSITITEQSYGKILNKQVSKELAKFYLPN; from the coding sequence ATGAAACACACTAAACTTTACATCCGATTCTTTGCAGTCCTCAGCAAACAAAATAAAAGAGGTTATTGCCCCATCCGCTGCATTATCTCCTTCAATAAAGCATCAAAGAAGTTCTCTACAGGAATATTTATAGATCCCAGTAACTGGTCTAAAGATGATCAGACTGTGACAGAAGGTGATGTAGATCATATTGCCAAAAATGGATTGCTGCAAACCATATCTTCTAAACTGCAAAGAATTGAATTAGAACTGCAATTGGAATCCCAGCTGATTAATATAAATGCTATTTACGATAGATATAAAGGTGTTAATAGGCAATCAGCCATAAGCGTAACAGAATTCTACGATACCTACGTAAACAAGCTAGAAAAGCTTATTGACAAGGATATCAAGTTGTCAACGTGGAAAAAATTCAAATATATCAAAGACCATGTTGCTCAATTTGTAAAATTAGAGACTATAAAAAACACAGCTATTGATAAGCTAGATATTTCCTTTCTAGAGGAATTTGAGTATTGGCTTAAGGTGACAAAAAATCAGAAGCAAATAACTATCAATAAAACGATTCAACGTTTTAGAAAACCATTTAAGGCAGCAGTTAATCAAGGGTTGTTACCAAAAGATCCATTTGCAGACTACAAAACTAAAACAGTTTCAAATCGTATTGTTTTCTTGACACCTGAAGAGCTTGTAATTTTTCAGGATACTACTTTGGTTCAAAGCAGACTTGATTTAGTACGGCAGTTATTCATATTTTGTTGTTATTCTGGACTTGCATATGCAGAAATGACAGCATTGAATAGAACACACATTCAAAAAGGATTTGATGGTAAGGACTGGATCATCATAACCAGATTGAAAACCTCCAAAACTATATCTATCCCTTTACTTCCAAAAGCAAATCGTGTACTACTTGATTTAGATTTTTACAGTAACAATAGCTTACCTAAACTTTCAAATCAACGTTTCAATAGCTATTTAAAGGAGATTGCAGTCATCTTAGATATAAATAAAAGGTTAACTCACCACACAGCTAGAAAAACGTTTGCCTCAACCGTACTTCTTTATAATGATGTTCCCATGGAAATTGTTCAAAAGCTATTAGGACATTCCAGTATTACGATAACTGAACAGAGTTATGGTAAAATTTTAAATAAACAGGTAAGTAAGGAATTGGCCAAGTTTTATTTGCCAAATTAA
- a CDS encoding GIY-YIG nuclease family protein: MEEIRRLIVYQAYNAIEGKVYVGATRNSIKQRKIDHLERAERGQKGKLYEAIRTYGPEAFIWQTIDTSEFINELAKKEKYWIQKYNSKVDGYNSDEGGGFKKTVYQYDIRSRQLIKEFPDLNSAASACSASKQDISRAALSVNYEFAGCL, encoded by the coding sequence ATGGAAGAGATCAGAAGACTAATTGTTTATCAGGCGTACAATGCTATAGAAGGTAAGGTTTACGTTGGAGCTACTAGAAATTCTATTAAGCAAAGAAAAATAGACCATTTAGAAAGAGCGGAAAGAGGTCAAAAAGGTAAACTATATGAGGCAATCAGGACCTACGGTCCTGAAGCCTTCATATGGCAAACCATAGATACTTCAGAGTTTATAAATGAATTAGCTAAAAAAGAGAAGTACTGGATTCAGAAGTACAATTCAAAAGTTGACGGATATAATTCAGATGAAGGTGGTGGGTTTAAAAAGACCGTTTATCAATATGATATTAGATCACGTCAATTGATAAAGGAGTTTCCTGATCTTAATAGTGCAGCTAGTGCATGTAGTGCAAGCAAACAAGACATATCAAGAGCTGCTTTGTCAGTGAATTATGAATTCGCAGGATGTTTATGA
- a CDS encoding AAA family ATPase: MIKELIIESEAEVVVIDSITRLNTKKLEDSSNAEYITRNLRSITYETGVTLICIHHTHKMKDRNLTMDRIKGSSTFAQEIDFAIGIARSSKGHRYFKDVVSRYASVDDQLSHEFEIDSDKIINQIGTCDEDDLLSRTDGRKSDREQEMIKFFRTNKSKRFPLKMLIVIFEKQFGWSTRSVKDYAMRLFKQGVLENENGVYQWKRSED; encoded by the coding sequence TTGATTAAAGAACTGATAATTGAATCAGAAGCTGAAGTTGTAGTTATTGATAGTATTACTAGATTGAATACCAAAAAATTGGAAGACTCGAGTAATGCAGAATACATTACAAGAAATCTTAGATCTATTACCTATGAAACTGGAGTTACTTTGATTTGTATACACCATACTCATAAAATGAAAGATAGAAATTTAACTATGGATAGAATAAAAGGTAGTAGCACTTTTGCTCAAGAAATAGATTTTGCAATTGGTATAGCAAGAAGTAGTAAAGGTCATCGTTACTTCAAAGATGTTGTTTCTAGATATGCTTCGGTTGATGATCAATTATCACATGAGTTTGAAATAGACTCTGATAAGATAATTAATCAGATAGGTACCTGTGACGAGGATGATTTATTGAGTCGCACAGATGGCAGAAAATCAGATCGTGAGCAAGAAATGATAAAATTTTTTAGAACTAATAAGTCTAAAAGATTCCCTTTAAAAATGCTTATTGTAATTTTTGAAAAACAATTTGGATGGAGTACCAGATCCGTCAAAGATTATGCAATGAGACTGTTTAAACAGGGTGTCCTAGAAAACGAAAATGGGGTTTATCAATGGAAGAGATCAGAAGACTAA
- a CDS encoding ORC-CDC6 family AAA ATPase codes for MKNENFYTAYNARHLAPREVAKTFIWSESFAQLIQNNHSVILGARGCGKTTLMKMLTVPALHSWELDSRAEDVRTNIPFYAIYVSTDIYWNVKNQTYGNQLKRYKGLSERVSHFSVNSNVFTSICDTFLNILSLELKDNSEEKEIELCRCLIKAWKLESTIPKIIYVKEALIQRVDEVNQMIQKIIFNSSDSEVFDLPEYFNLSFDSSLESIIPQFERIYDLNKINKIKKWALCFDELEFAPIWLQNQLFSSLRSRTQYLLYKLSASPILPSELEKSLMSDYSPSVDNDVTMIKMWDSTDKEEFSKKIIQSFLNDATDPTDFFGTNEIYNKTHYSYEKGSRFYKELLELISKDDSFKSFLISKKIDVTNPLFTENNQKDVLFRKIKPIVYFRNAFIKTNKDSIITKRSRKSSSELYYGIEVLLKVCEGNPRWLIGIISQLLSKTGGSKPSKESQYQQLFESAVRFKNVIANIPVGSSDNTVDDLMERIGLFFSNEVLGKEFQMDPRGTVFIDDKAILSYPDISNIIEKAAAQGALILVGSQNNSFDFRVNGKRFKISYLFSILYNLPLRRFNEVNLSKCLKGVNGQNSGQFTFPFK; via the coding sequence ATGAAGAATGAAAATTTTTATACTGCTTACAACGCTCGTCATCTGGCCCCAAGGGAGGTTGCAAAAACATTTATTTGGTCTGAAAGTTTTGCCCAACTTATTCAAAACAATCATTCCGTTATTCTTGGAGCAAGAGGATGTGGAAAGACTACATTGATGAAGATGCTTACCGTTCCTGCATTACATTCTTGGGAATTGGATAGCAGAGCTGAAGATGTGAGAACAAATATCCCATTTTATGCAATTTATGTTTCTACAGACATATATTGGAATGTAAAAAACCAAACGTACGGCAATCAACTAAAGCGTTATAAAGGGTTATCTGAAAGAGTATCCCATTTTTCGGTGAATAGCAATGTTTTTACATCCATCTGTGACACTTTTCTTAACATTTTGTCATTAGAATTAAAAGATAATAGTGAAGAGAAGGAAATAGAACTTTGTAGATGTTTAATTAAAGCTTGGAAGTTAGAGTCAACAATTCCAAAGATTATTTATGTCAAAGAAGCTTTAATCCAAAGAGTCGATGAAGTAAATCAAATGATTCAAAAGATTATTTTTAATTCTTCCGATTCAGAGGTGTTTGATTTGCCAGAGTATTTCAATTTATCTTTTGACTCCTCACTAGAGTCAATTATCCCTCAATTCGAGAGAATTTACGATCTTAATAAGATAAATAAAATTAAGAAATGGGCTCTTTGTTTTGACGAACTAGAGTTCGCACCTATTTGGCTACAAAATCAACTTTTTAGCAGTTTACGGAGTCGTACACAATACTTATTGTATAAGTTAAGTGCAAGTCCAATACTACCATCAGAGCTTGAAAAATCACTTATGTCTGACTACAGTCCTTCAGTTGATAATGACGTAACAATGATTAAAATGTGGGACTCAACGGATAAAGAAGAGTTTTCGAAAAAGATAATTCAATCATTTTTAAACGACGCCACTGATCCGACGGATTTTTTTGGAACTAATGAAATCTATAATAAAACTCATTATAGCTATGAAAAAGGAAGTCGATTCTATAAAGAACTTTTAGAACTAATTAGTAAGGATGACTCGTTCAAATCTTTTCTCATTAGTAAGAAAATAGATGTCACCAATCCATTATTCACTGAAAATAATCAAAAAGACGTTCTGTTTAGAAAAATTAAACCTATTGTTTATTTCAGGAATGCCTTCATTAAAACAAACAAAGACTCTATAATCACTAAGCGGAGTAGAAAAAGTTCATCTGAATTATATTACGGAATTGAGGTATTGTTGAAAGTGTGTGAAGGAAACCCAAGATGGCTAATTGGTATTATTAGTCAATTGCTGTCTAAAACAGGAGGTTCTAAACCATCAAAAGAATCTCAGTATCAGCAATTGTTTGAGTCTGCAGTTCGTTTTAAAAATGTAATAGCAAATATTCCTGTCGGATCAAGTGATAACACGGTCGATGATCTAATGGAAAGAATTGGACTTTTCTTCTCAAATGAAGTTTTGGGTAAAGAATTTCAAATGGACCCTAGAGGAACGGTCTTTATCGATGATAAGGCAATTTTAAGCTACCCTGATATATCCAATATTATAGAGAAGGCAGCAGCACAAGGAGCGTTAATTTTAGTAGGTTCACAGAATAACTCTTTTGATTTCAGAGTCAACGGTAAGCGTTTCAAAATCTCTTATTTATTCTCCATACTATATAATCTTCCTTTAAGAAGATTTAATGAAGTTAATTTGAGCAAGTGTTTAAAAGGAGTCAACGGACAAAACTCTGGTCAATTTACTTTTCCATTTAAATAA
- a CDS encoding M1 family aminopeptidase: MKFYFKCLAGMLLFFAFAKAYSFQFPEIVSNSLQTQGIDACLAKAKILPNLPAKNALVDQSNYDLKAVRLSLTVDPDIAVLRGEVKLTFTAMRDLTTIYLDFANGMNVRNITSDSGNVTMSHIPNDLLQIDFDTTILVGETRMISVLYDGDPVGTGFGSYAREQHNGIGIIWTLSEPYGAKSWWPTKQDLNDKIDKTSFEITVPEGYEAVANGLKGATTLAGGSKTVTWEHNYPIPAYLIAFAVTNYQTYTQVFEGSRSSFPIDNYFYPENFETAKQSVQLTLPMMRYFENTFGPYPFDQEKYGHAQFGWGGGMEHTTISFMGSFSQNLIAHELAHQWFGNLVTCGSWQDIWLNESFATYATGKSVEVIDGASAFKNWRETTVNSITSQDGGSVYVPAADTLSVSRVFNGRLSYRKGAMVLHMLEQRLGTEIFNQALQNYLQDPQLKFAYAKTEDFIRIVEQTSGVDLQEFFADWIYGEGHPSYQLRFKPEDNGQVKITVNQTTSHPSVSFFEGNVPLQLQGDGQMMKIVLDVAQNGQEFTVEVPFRVSDIIIDPETHIISKQNTATLDSEISAAAPRMRLYPNPTRGGFNIQSDQPLESVQLWDLQGRLIIDFELSPIVAGASFFELQRPSGIYFVTVKTVSGIFHKQLVVR; the protein is encoded by the coding sequence ATGAAGTTCTATTTTAAATGTCTTGCAGGGATGTTGCTATTTTTCGCTTTCGCGAAAGCGTACTCCTTTCAATTTCCTGAAATTGTTTCAAACTCTCTACAAACCCAGGGGATAGACGCTTGTCTAGCTAAAGCCAAAATTCTACCCAATCTTCCCGCTAAAAACGCCTTGGTCGACCAATCCAATTATGACCTGAAAGCGGTTCGATTAAGTTTAACGGTTGACCCAGATATTGCTGTATTGAGAGGTGAAGTTAAACTTACATTCACTGCAATGCGCGATTTAACTACCATTTACCTTGATTTTGCTAATGGTATGAATGTTAGAAATATAACTAGTGATAGCGGTAACGTGACTATGAGCCATATCCCTAATGATTTGCTACAAATTGATTTTGATACTACCATTCTTGTAGGGGAAACTAGGATGATATCCGTGTTATACGATGGTGACCCAGTAGGAACAGGTTTTGGCAGTTATGCACGGGAGCAACACAACGGGATAGGTATTATTTGGACATTGTCAGAACCTTATGGGGCAAAATCCTGGTGGCCTACCAAGCAAGATTTGAATGATAAGATTGATAAAACGTCATTTGAGATCACTGTTCCAGAGGGTTATGAAGCTGTAGCTAACGGTCTGAAAGGCGCAACCACCCTTGCGGGCGGCAGCAAAACAGTTACCTGGGAGCATAATTATCCCATTCCCGCCTATCTCATCGCTTTTGCAGTAACAAATTATCAAACCTATACTCAAGTTTTTGAAGGCTCTCGAAGCAGCTTTCCTATCGACAATTATTTCTATCCAGAGAATTTTGAGACTGCAAAACAATCTGTTCAATTGACGCTGCCTATGATGAGGTATTTTGAGAACACCTTTGGTCCCTATCCATTTGATCAGGAGAAGTACGGTCACGCCCAATTCGGCTGGGGTGGTGGGATGGAGCACACCACCATTTCATTTATGGGTAGTTTTTCCCAAAATCTCATAGCTCATGAACTGGCGCATCAATGGTTTGGCAACCTGGTCACTTGCGGTAGCTGGCAAGATATCTGGCTTAATGAGAGTTTTGCTACCTATGCGACTGGGAAATCAGTTGAGGTTATTGATGGAGCTTCTGCTTTTAAGAATTGGCGAGAGACAACTGTCAATTCTATCACTTCTCAAGATGGCGGTAGTGTTTACGTTCCCGCTGCCGATACCTTATCAGTTAGCCGAGTATTCAACGGCCGCTTGTCCTATCGCAAGGGAGCAATGGTGCTCCACATGCTAGAGCAACGCCTGGGAACTGAGATTTTTAATCAAGCGTTGCAAAACTACTTGCAGGATCCCCAGTTGAAATTCGCTTACGCGAAAACGGAAGACTTCATCCGCATTGTGGAACAGACCAGCGGTGTTGATTTACAAGAGTTTTTTGCAGACTGGATTTATGGAGAGGGCCATCCATCGTATCAGCTCCGTTTTAAGCCTGAGGATAATGGGCAAGTAAAAATTACAGTGAATCAAACAACAAGTCACCCCAGCGTGTCTTTTTTTGAAGGCAATGTACCGTTGCAACTGCAAGGGGATGGTCAAATGATGAAAATCGTGCTAGACGTTGCTCAAAACGGGCAGGAATTTACGGTGGAAGTTCCCTTTCGCGTAAGCGATATCATCATCGACCCAGAAACGCACATCATTTCAAAACAAAATACAGCCACTCTAGATTCTGAAATTAGCGCCGCTGCACCGCGCATGCGACTTTATCCTAATCCCACACGAGGTGGTTTCAATATCCAGTCGGACCAGCCACTAGAATCGGTGCAGTTGTGGGATCTTCAAGGGCGTTTAATCATAGATTTTGAGCTCTCGCCTATTGTTGCTGGCGCTTCATTTTTTGAGCTGCAACGACCCAGCGGAATTTATTTTGTGACGGTTAAAACTGTCTCAGGGATCTTTCATAAACAATTGGTCGTCCGTTAA
- the rseP gene encoding RIP metalloprotease RseP: MSLSLLIVLHELGHFIPARLFKIKVEKFYLFFDIKFSLFKKKIGDTVYGIGWLPLGGYVKIAGMIDESMDKEQMALPPQPWEFRSKPAWQRLIVMLGGVVVNVIVGFVICAGLLYTQGTQIATGDDFKYGFGFPKVLEDIGFQQGDNPLLVNGDTLPQAQMLTRQILFRDVETVTVLRDGELVEIAVPEGTDDKIFDAGVSPGLQYRYPFVVDSIGVNSLVDSLGINAGADIISVAGYPIEYQTDLSYAVNNKIEPNVPFILSTVSKDGEQKDLEITLSESQLEKGFGIYTKGAESIRDIVNIKQRKYAVGESLVEGVSMGYWIMYDYIAQMKYIFTSKGAGQLGGFGTIAKLYPDTFDWVGFWRTTALISFILAIMNILPIPALDGGHVMFLLYEIVTGRKPGDKFLERAQIIGILLLLALMVYANGNDIYRWLFE, translated from the coding sequence ATGAGTTTGTCCCTGCTCATCGTTCTTCATGAATTGGGTCACTTTATCCCAGCGCGACTTTTCAAAATCAAGGTGGAGAAATTCTATTTATTTTTTGATATCAAATTTTCTTTGTTTAAGAAGAAGATAGGTGATACCGTATATGGGATAGGCTGGTTGCCATTAGGGGGTTATGTCAAGATTGCCGGGATGATTGACGAGAGCATGGACAAGGAACAGATGGCATTGCCACCGCAGCCTTGGGAGTTTAGATCAAAGCCGGCCTGGCAACGATTGATCGTGATGCTAGGTGGTGTCGTGGTCAATGTGATTGTAGGTTTTGTGATTTGCGCTGGTTTGCTTTATACGCAGGGAACACAAATTGCTACCGGTGACGATTTCAAATATGGATTCGGTTTTCCAAAAGTATTGGAGGATATCGGGTTTCAACAAGGAGATAATCCGTTACTAGTCAATGGTGACACGCTGCCACAAGCACAAATGCTAACGCGCCAAATCCTTTTTAGGGATGTAGAAACTGTGACTGTGCTGCGTGATGGCGAACTGGTAGAAATAGCGGTGCCAGAGGGGACAGATGATAAAATATTCGACGCTGGGGTTAGTCCGGGACTTCAATACAGGTATCCTTTTGTTGTAGATTCTATAGGTGTAAATAGCCTAGTCGATTCTCTGGGTATCAATGCAGGAGCTGATATTATTTCTGTCGCAGGGTATCCCATCGAGTATCAGACAGATCTTTCCTATGCTGTGAACAATAAAATCGAACCTAATGTTCCTTTTATACTATCGACTGTGAGTAAGGATGGCGAGCAAAAAGACCTTGAAATTACTTTGTCAGAATCCCAGCTGGAAAAAGGCTTTGGTATTTATACTAAAGGAGCTGAATCCATCAGAGATATAGTGAATATTAAGCAACGGAAATATGCAGTTGGAGAAAGCCTGGTTGAAGGTGTTTCTATGGGCTACTGGATCATGTATGACTACATCGCACAAATGAAATACATCTTTACTTCAAAAGGTGCAGGACAACTGGGAGGTTTTGGAACCATCGCAAAACTATATCCAGATACCTTTGACTGGGTTGGTTTCTGGAGAACTACCGCATTGATATCCTTTATACTTGCGATTATGAATATTTTGCCTATTCCTGCACTGGATGGTGGTCACGTGATGTTCTTATTGTATGAAATCGTTACCGGCCGTAAGCCTGGCGATAAGTTTTTAGAACGTGCTCAGATCATTGGGATTTTATTGTTATTGGCATTGATGGTGTATGCTAACGGGAATGATATCTACCGCTGGTTGTTTGAGTAA